Proteins from one Patescibacteria group bacterium genomic window:
- a CDS encoding DUF5667 domain-containing protein: MENNELIKKLNSLKSIAPDREWKEKNRGILFSQISATAVSVAEEKGAMTKVFALPFGFARAVKFFSAPAWAVFFVCLLIAGGSIFSVKAARLTKPDSSLYIARIISEKAQLAVTFNEEKKAKLGFNFANDHARDITAVLAKTDSGDESGKSKTEKLSENFKKEMTVAKTKLKELGVPEEPKKEEAAGIEEVRVFSANLEKEEQGVQVSGPQKKEETAMGSNQPEAEIVKTGEEEKATNTPAKEIGGYPVNLGDAHKMLEEAEELFNEKNYDGALNKLEEAGNIVNNIKPEDRGEVRGVSEGATSTQEYQPEADQPLAGNNIKIK, from the coding sequence ATGGAAAATAACGAGCTGATAAAAAAATTAAATAGTTTGAAATCAATCGCTCCGGACAGGGAATGGAAAGAAAAGAACCGGGGAATTTTGTTTAGCCAGATTTCCGCCACGGCGGTTTCCGTTGCGGAAGAAAAGGGAGCGATGACAAAAGTTTTTGCTTTACCGTTCGGTTTTGCCAGGGCCGTGAAATTTTTTTCAGCCCCGGCCTGGGCGGTGTTTTTTGTTTGTTTGCTTATTGCCGGCGGCAGTATCTTTAGCGTAAAAGCCGCCCGTTTGACCAAGCCGGACAGTTCTTTGTATATAGCCAGGATCATCAGCGAGAAAGCGCAATTGGCAGTCACTTTTAACGAAGAGAAGAAAGCCAAATTGGGCTTCAATTTCGCCAATGACCATGCCAGAGACATAACCGCGGTTCTGGCCAAGACAGATTCAGGCGATGAAAGCGGGAAGTCCAAGACGGAAAAATTATCAGAGAATTTTAAAAAAGAAATGACAGTGGCCAAAACAAAGCTTAAGGAATTGGGGGTTCCGGAAGAGCCCAAAAAAGAAGAAGCGGCGGGAATAGAAGAAGTAAGAGTCTTTAGCGCCAATCTGGAAAAAGAAGAACAGGGCGTGCAAGTTTCCGGACCGCAGAAAAAGGAAGAAACGGCCATGGGAAGCAATCAGCCGGAAGCCGAGATAGTTAAAACAGGAGAAGAAGAAAAGGCGACAAACACGCCGGCGAAAGAAATTGGCGGTTATCCGGTTAATTTGGGAGACGCCCATAAAATGCTGGAAGAAGCCGAAGAGCTTTTTAACGAAAAAAACTATGACGGCGCCCTGAATAAATTGGAAGAAGCCGGCAATATTGTAAATAACATAAAACCGGAAGATAGGGGCGAGGTAAGGGGAGTAAGCGAAGGGGCGACCAGCACGCAAGAATATCAGCCAGAGGCTGACCAGCCCTTGGCTGGAAATAATATAAAAATAAAATAA
- a CDS encoding four helix bundle protein: MEGVNQKQHSFEDIKAWQLARDFRRNIYKITKFFPREELYCLTSQIRRAVISISSNIAEGYGRYNFQENIQFCRIARGSLVEVLDQLYVALDEGYINQEKFNNLYKEGKNVERATNGYIGFLKEQQLKYRR, encoded by the coding sequence ATGGAGGGGGTAAATCAAAAACAGCATAGTTTTGAAGATATAAAAGCTTGGCAGTTAGCCAGAGATTTCAGGAGAAATATTTACAAAATTACAAAATTTTTTCCCAGAGAAGAGTTATATTGTTTGACATCGCAGATAAGAAGGGCGGTCATATCAATATCATCTAATATCGCAGAGGGTTATGGCCGGTATAATTTTCAGGAAAACATACAATTTTGCCGGATAGCGAGAGGTTCCCTTGTTGAGGTTTTAGACCAGCTATATGTTGCTCTAGACGAAGGCTATATAAATCAAGAAAAGTTTAATAACCTATATAAGGAGGGGAAGAATGTGGAAAGAGCCACTAATGGTTATATAGGGTTCTTAAAAGAGCAGCAATTAAAATACAGAAGGTAG